In Erpetoichthys calabaricus chromosome 6, fErpCal1.3, whole genome shotgun sequence, one genomic interval encodes:
- the LOC114653092 gene encoding jerky protein homolog-like — MSARKTTKGSKFDDMDRAVFEWFKQKRAEGCPVSGPLLFKKAKWFHCEMKIPEPFAASQGWLQCFKSRHGIRQLDIQGEKLSSDSDAAALYVMEFKRLVKAHDLSPDQLYNDDETGLYWKVLPSKTLVSKEEKSAPGHKSSKERITVLACANANGSHKLKLVCIGKSKNPRSFKRTQMRNFPVLYYNQTKAWMNREIFKDWFFKHFVPAVRDHLNLPQRAVLLLDNAPSHPIENVLKTSDDQIFVAYLPPNVTALKQPMDQGVLEAFKCRYRKSLLHSVLEEDGDVREFYKKWTIKDAIFSCSESWDDMPNLTFRK; from the coding sequence ATGAGTGCGCGCAAGACAACAAAGGGTTCAAAATTTGACGATATGGATAGAGCTGTGTTCGAATGGTTCAAGCAAAAACGCGCCGAGGGATGTCCTGTATCCGGGCCATTGCTGTTCAAAAAAGCGAAATGGTTTCACTGTGAGATGAAGATTCCTGAACCATTTGCTGCGTCTCAAGGATGGCTGCAATGTTTCAAATCTCGCCACGGAATTAGACAGTTGGATATCCAAGGTGAGAAACTAAGCAGTGATTCTGACGCTGCAGCACTATACGTAATGGAATTTAAACGTCTTGTCAAGGCTCATGATCTTTCACCTGACCAACTTTATAATGATGACGAGACTGGTTTGTACTGGAAGGTTTTGCCGTCAAAAACGCTCGTATCAAAAGAAGAAAAGTCTGCTCCAGGTCACAAGTCCAGTAAGGAACGAATAACAGTGCTAGCATGCGCTAACGCTAATGGTTCGCACAAACTGAAACTCGTATGCATTGGAAAGTCTAAGAATCCACGATCATTTAAGAGAACACAAATGCGCAATTTTCCTGTCCTTTACTACAATCAGACCAAAGCATGGATGAACAGAGAGATTTTTAAAGATtggttttttaaacattttgttcctGCTGTTCGAGACCATCTAAATTTGCCACAAAGAGCTGTGTTACTGTTGGACAACGCACCTTCCCATCCTATCGAAAATGTCCTGAAAACAAGCGATGACCAGATTTTCGTCGCATatcttcctccaaacgtgacggcGCTTAAGCAACCTATGGACCAGGGCGTCTTAGAAGCATTCAAGTGTCGTTACAGGAAATCTTTACTCCATTCAGTCTTGGAAGAAGATGGAGATGTCCGTGAGTTTTACAAGAAATGGACAATTAAGGACGCAATTTTCTCATGTTCAGAGAGTTGGGATGACATGCCGAACTTAACCTTTCGAAAGTGA